A single window of Magnetococcus marinus MC-1 DNA harbors:
- a CDS encoding helicase-related protein, with protein MSGMNWSKTSFAPGARILARDAEWLIRRVDNTSTGGQALKVVGISELVRDKEAIFLTEIDDKIEVLDPAKTNLVQDESSGYRSSLLYLESLLRQTPPTDERIYTGHRAAMDAVPYQLDPAIQALQQPRQRILIADSVGLGKTLEAGILVSELIRRGRGKRILVAAVKSMLTQFQKEFWSRFTIPLTRLDSIGLQRIRSRIPTNHNPFHYFDKSIVSIDTLKQDAEYRTYLENAWWDIIIIDEAHNVAERGKGASLRSRLAKLLSTRSDTLIMLSATPHDGSAESFASLMNMLDPTAIANPGEYTKDEIQGLFIRRFKKDIQSQVASAFKERKIATAPCDASPVEEAAFDTLTATRFAKLDRGKGAGELFKTTLEKSLFSSPMACMQTIGNRIRQLEKQENPDLQEDIGVLKVLAEEVRQITPEHFTKYQRLVQAIRRDFGWDGKNTADRLVLFTERIETLKFLAEHLPRDLKLKDKQVEILHGSMSDVEQQQVVEAFGKDEEPVRLLIASDVASEGINLHYLCHRMIHFDIPWSLMVFQQRNGRIDRYGQEQTPHIVYLTTNSQNDKIRGDMRILELLIQKDEQATKNIGDPAAFMGVYDINEEERLTAEAMEASKTPEQFEAERQSKPEEQWDVLSMIMGNTPPPAGEMATDNKARMPALFADDYAYLEAALSHLGENRDLQVRMDAQAKMVEFTAPKELKQRFRFLPREIWPENGQFSLSQDRDVIQQEIKRSRKDENAWPTIHYLWEQNPMMQWVNDQVLAAFKRHEAPVIWLNQGLGGDETVFLMSGLIPNRKGHPLVHRWFGVGFQGKDFSEIEELDTLLGRTGLGKRLIPNPMVYMDDFLLKQLLPKAVERARGWMSGQRNDFEDHINPKLNDQLKRLEGLRGRQFQQLELRFDDLKQAASIVESRKEQEKRRIDTLFDTYLEWVEDTMTTEEHAYIQVAAVLVGRQR; from the coding sequence ATGTCTGGGATGAATTGGTCAAAAACTTCTTTTGCCCCAGGGGCGCGCATCCTTGCCAGGGACGCCGAATGGCTCATCCGTCGGGTGGACAACACCTCCACCGGTGGTCAGGCATTGAAGGTGGTCGGAATTTCCGAACTGGTGAGGGACAAAGAAGCGATTTTCCTGACCGAGATTGACGACAAAATTGAGGTGTTGGATCCTGCCAAGACCAATCTGGTTCAGGATGAGTCCAGCGGCTACCGGTCGTCGTTGCTATACCTGGAAAGCCTGCTCCGTCAGACCCCACCAACGGATGAGCGTATTTATACCGGCCATCGTGCGGCTATGGATGCGGTGCCCTACCAACTCGACCCAGCCATCCAGGCTCTGCAACAACCCAGGCAGCGGATTCTCATTGCTGATTCTGTCGGTCTTGGCAAGACTTTGGAGGCTGGCATCCTGGTCTCAGAACTGATTCGCCGTGGTCGTGGCAAACGCATTCTGGTCGCGGCAGTCAAGAGCATGTTGACGCAGTTCCAGAAAGAGTTCTGGAGCCGCTTTACCATTCCGCTTACACGACTGGACTCCATTGGCCTCCAGCGCATCCGCTCCCGCATTCCAACCAACCACAACCCGTTCCACTACTTTGACAAATCCATCGTCTCCATCGATACCCTCAAACAGGATGCCGAATACCGCACGTACCTGGAGAACGCATGGTGGGACATCATCATTATTGATGAAGCCCACAATGTGGCCGAGCGCGGCAAGGGAGCTTCGCTGCGGTCTCGTTTGGCCAAACTGCTCTCCACCCGTTCGGATACTTTGATCATGCTCTCAGCCACGCCCCATGATGGCAGCGCCGAGAGCTTCGCCAGTCTGATGAACATGCTCGATCCGACGGCTATCGCCAACCCGGGTGAATACACAAAAGACGAAATCCAAGGGCTGTTCATTCGGCGGTTCAAGAAGGACATCCAGTCCCAGGTGGCCAGCGCATTCAAGGAACGGAAGATTGCCACCGCACCCTGCGATGCCTCACCTGTCGAGGAAGCCGCCTTCGATACTTTGACCGCCACCCGCTTCGCCAAACTGGATCGCGGCAAGGGTGCGGGTGAACTCTTCAAAACAACGTTGGAGAAATCCCTCTTCTCCAGTCCGATGGCTTGCATGCAGACCATTGGCAATCGCATCCGCCAGTTGGAGAAACAGGAGAACCCCGATTTGCAAGAGGACATTGGGGTTCTGAAGGTTCTGGCCGAGGAGGTGAGGCAGATCACCCCTGAACATTTCACCAAATACCAGCGTCTGGTTCAGGCCATCCGCAGGGATTTTGGCTGGGATGGCAAGAATACCGCTGACCGCCTCGTGCTCTTCACCGAGCGTATCGAGACGCTGAAGTTTCTGGCAGAGCATCTGCCTCGGGATCTCAAACTCAAGGACAAGCAGGTGGAGATTCTCCACGGGTCCATGTCCGATGTGGAGCAGCAGCAGGTGGTAGAGGCGTTCGGCAAGGATGAGGAGCCTGTCCGTCTGCTCATCGCTTCGGACGTGGCCTCGGAGGGAATCAACCTTCACTACCTGTGCCATCGGATGATCCACTTTGATATCCCGTGGTCGTTGATGGTGTTCCAGCAGCGCAACGGGCGTATCGACCGTTACGGCCAGGAACAGACGCCCCACATCGTTTACCTGACGACCAACAGTCAGAACGACAAAATCCGTGGGGATATGCGTATTCTGGAACTGCTGATCCAGAAGGACGAGCAGGCCACCAAGAACATCGGCGATCCTGCAGCTTTTATGGGTGTTTACGATATCAATGAGGAAGAGCGCCTGACCGCCGAAGCCATGGAGGCGAGCAAGACACCCGAACAGTTCGAGGCCGAACGTCAAAGTAAGCCAGAGGAGCAGTGGGACGTGCTCTCCATGATCATGGGCAACACGCCTCCGCCTGCAGGCGAGATGGCCACGGACAACAAGGCCAGAATGCCCGCCCTGTTCGCCGACGACTATGCCTACCTGGAAGCGGCCCTGAGCCATTTAGGCGAAAACCGCGACCTGCAGGTGCGCATGGATGCTCAGGCCAAGATGGTGGAGTTCACGGCCCCCAAGGAACTGAAACAGCGTTTCCGTTTTCTCCCCAGGGAGATTTGGCCTGAAAACGGCCAGTTTTCTCTCTCGCAGGATCGGGACGTCATCCAGCAGGAAATCAAGCGCAGCCGCAAGGATGAGAACGCATGGCCCACCATTCACTACCTCTGGGAGCAGAACCCCATGATGCAGTGGGTCAACGATCAGGTGCTGGCGGCGTTCAAGCGTCATGAGGCCCCCGTCATCTGGTTGAACCAAGGGCTGGGTGGAGATGAAACGGTCTTCCTGATGTCGGGCCTGATTCCCAACCGCAAAGGTCACCCTCTTGTTCATCGCTGGTTTGGCGTTGGCTTCCAGGGGAAGGACTTCAGTGAAATTGAAGAACTCGACACCCTCTTGGGCCGTACAGGGTTGGGCAAACGCTTGATTCCCAATCCCATGGTTTATATGGACGATTTTCTCCTCAAGCAGTTGTTGCCCAAGGCCGTGGAGCGGGCGAGAGGGTGGATGTCAGGTCAGCGCAATGATTTTGAGGATCATATCAACCCCAAGCTCAACGACCAGTTAAAGAGGCTGGAAGGGCTGCGCGGAAGGCAATTCCAGCAACTGGAACTGCGCTTTGATGACCTGAAACAGGCGGCCAGCATTGTGGAGAGTCGCAAAGAGCAGGAAAAGAGACGGATTGATACGTTGTTCGATACTTACCTGGAGTGGGTCGAGGATACCATGACCACCGAAGAGCACGCCTATATCCAGGTGGCGGCTGTTCTCGTCGGCAGGCAGAGGTAG
- a CDS encoding helix-turn-helix transcriptional regulator, protein MSEEKKAKSGKELRWGVERRMEFIEFRLFWEGRINRRDLIEKFGVSVPQASADLGKYQEVAPENIHYDIRAKCYYPDKDFKPKFLNPDSDRYLANMLSLSSGIMTEEECWLYSIPSYDVLPQPRRGIDPMRLRKVVGAIREKLAVQVRYQSMNAPEPEWRWITPHALAFDGYRWHVRAWCHRGEAFKDFVLARIVSIRLTKEHDLDPTEDVEWQEFIDVRIGPHPKLTETQRIAIELDYGMENGELVIPVRRGFLFYFLKRMGLDIDPDVRQPKHQQIVLINADEVYAVFSRSEGNAS, encoded by the coding sequence ATGTCAGAAGAGAAAAAAGCGAAATCCGGGAAAGAGTTGCGCTGGGGTGTAGAGCGCAGAATGGAGTTCATTGAATTCCGGCTCTTCTGGGAGGGGCGGATCAATCGGAGAGATCTGATTGAGAAGTTCGGCGTCTCGGTGCCGCAGGCATCGGCTGACCTGGGCAAGTACCAGGAGGTCGCACCGGAAAATATCCACTACGACATCCGAGCGAAGTGCTACTACCCCGACAAGGATTTCAAGCCCAAATTCCTGAACCCGGATTCCGATCGCTACCTGGCCAACATGCTCTCGCTCTCCTCGGGAATTATGACCGAGGAGGAGTGTTGGCTGTACAGCATCCCCTCCTATGACGTGCTGCCGCAACCACGTCGTGGTATTGATCCCATGCGGTTGCGAAAGGTGGTTGGAGCGATCCGGGAGAAGTTGGCCGTTCAGGTGCGTTATCAGTCCATGAATGCGCCGGAGCCAGAGTGGCGTTGGATCACGCCCCATGCGTTGGCCTTTGATGGCTACAGGTGGCATGTGCGAGCATGGTGTCATCGTGGTGAGGCGTTCAAGGATTTTGTGCTAGCGCGGATTGTCAGCATTCGCCTGACTAAGGAACATGATCTGGATCCGACCGAGGATGTGGAGTGGCAAGAGTTCATTGATGTGCGGATTGGGCCGCACCCAAAACTGACTGAGACTCAGCGCATCGCTATCGAGTTGGACTATGGTATGGAGAATGGTGAGTTGGTAATTCCGGTGCGGCGCGGGTTCCTCTTCTACTTCCTCAAGCGTATGGGGCTGGATATTGACCCCGACGTTCGTCAGCCCAAGCATCAGCAGATCGTTTTGATCAATGCTGATGAGGTATACGCCGTCTTCTCGCGTTCGGAGGGCAATGCTTCGTGA